One genomic region from Vitis riparia cultivar Riparia Gloire de Montpellier isolate 1030 chromosome 17, EGFV_Vit.rip_1.0, whole genome shotgun sequence encodes:
- the LOC117904061 gene encoding uncharacterized protein LOC117904061: protein MDREGCNLSNNPDTEDLDDPIELSPMQYHLASSPQFENVENIGHVVSSEWTPWGNTLMGHPTGEFIVGQIFNSKGDLQHDVKMYSINSHQEYIVLSSTKKLLVLRCKKAEQSQCPWRLRATVVKGTSLFEINKYSGPHTCVNPCMNQDHHQLDSNLIAAHIEGMIKTQFTLSVAAIQASVVERFEYHISYTKASKEVFQRVFWAFHPSIEGFKHCCLVLTIDDTHLYGKYKGTVMIAMGCDGNNQLFPLVFALTEGENVDSWGWFLACIRNQVTQRRGLCVISDRHPGIMAAFADIYLGWSEPNAYHRICMRHLASNFMTHFKDKCLKQLLCRAALETKVEKFNMHMETIGRINQDALNWLEAIPFEKWALSHDGGRRYGIMTTNMSEVFNSVLKGARSFPITAFVQLTFYRVNSYFAIRREHGASRLASGEQYTPYVDAKINANVVKAGSHEVVLYDHFQGLFHVKASRGSKKTLSGGKTHRVNLREHGCTCGKTLIYGFPCSHILAACHFLSIDFRSFVQHYYTIQWYFSTWAPLFNPIHNEYEWPPYVGPVIVSADSMKRVSGGQPKSTRLHNEMDVRECKTSVTCGLCKQSGHNRRSCPNKNMGVGSS from the exons ATGGATAGGGAAGGATGTAACTTGTCAAACAATCCAGATACAGAGGATTTAGATGACCCAATTGAATTATCTCCAATGCAATATCATTTGGCATCATCACCacagtttgaaaatgttgaaaacattGGTCATGTTGTGTCAAGTGAATGGACCCCATGGGGAAACACTCTTATGGGACATCCAACTGGAGAGTTCATAGTTGGACAAATATTTAATTCCAAAGGAGATTTGCAACATGATGTAAAGATGTACTCTATTAATTCGCACCAAGAGTATATCGTTTTGTCATCCACAAAGAAATTGTTGGTCCTAAGATGCAAGAAAGCTGAACAATCTCAATGTCCTTGGAGACTACGTGCTACAGTTGTTAAAGGGACATCTTTATTTGAGATCAACAAATATAGTGGCCCACACACATGTGTCAATCCTTGCATGAACCAAGATCATCATCAGTTAGACTCAAACCTGATAGCCGCCCATATAGAGGGAATGATTAAGACACAATTCACACTTTCAGTGGCTGCCATTCAAGCGAGTGTTGTAGAAAGATTCGAGTACCATATCTCATACACTAAGGCTTCGAAAG AGGTATTTCAGCGAGTCTTTTGGGCATTTCATCCTTCCATAGAGGGCTTCAAGCATTGTTGTCTTGTGTTAACTATTGATGATACACACTTGTATGGGAAGTATAAGGGCACTGTAATGATTGCCATGGGCTGTGATGGAAATAATCAATTGTTTCCTCTTGTTTTTGCATTAACTGAGGGTGAAAATGTTGATAGTTGGGGatggtttttggcatgtattAGAAATCAAGTAACTCAAAGGAGGGGTCTTTGTGTTATCTCTGATCGTCATCCGGGCATTATGGCTGCGTTTGCTGATATTTATCTTGGTTGGTCTGAGCCAAATGCATATCATCGAATTTGTATGCGCCATCTTGCTAGCAACTTTATGACTCACTTTAAGGACAAATGCTTGAAACAACTTTTATGCAGAGCCGCCTTAGAAACTAAAGTAGAAAAATTCAACATGCATATGGAGACAATTGGGAGAATCAATCAAGACGCACTCAACTGGTTGGAGGCTATTCCCTTTGAGAAATGGGCATTATCACATGATGGAGGTCGACGATATGGCATAATGACTACAAACATGTCAGAAGTGTTCAATAGTGTGCTTAAAGGGGCACGAAGTTTCCCTATCACCGCATTTGTTCAATTGACATTCTATCGAGTTAATAGTTACTTTGCTATAAGAAGAGAACATGGTGCTAGTCGACTTGCTTCAGGTGAACAATACACTCCTTATGTTGATGCTAAGATTAATGCAAATGTTGTTAAGGCAGGTTCTCATGAGGTTGTTTTGTATGATCACTTCCAAGGATTGTTTCATGTGAAGGCCAGTAGGGGTAGTAAAAAGACATTATCTGGTGGAAAAACACATCGTGTTAACCTACGTGAGCATGGATGCACATGTGGCAAAACACTCATATATGGATTCCCATGTAGTCATATTCTAGcggcatgtcattttctttcaattgattttagatCATTTGTTCAACATTATTACACTATACAATGGTACTTTAGCACTTGGGCACCACTGTTTAACCCCATACACAATGAGTACGAGTGGCCACCATATGTTGGTCCAGTTATTGTGTCTGCAGATTCAATGAAACGTGTGTCAGGTGGACAACCTAAATCTACTCGTTTGCAcaatgaaatggatgttagAGAATGTAAAACCTCAGTTACATGTGGTTTGTGCAAACAAAGTGGTCACAATCGTCGTTCTTGTCCAAATAAGAACATGGGTGTTGGGTCTTCATGA